In Deinococcus sp. QL22, the following are encoded in one genomic region:
- a CDS encoding HesA/MoeB/ThiF family protein gives MSPDASSPLSRAELRRYSRPLLVPEWQEAGAQERLRAASVLVVGAGGLGGPVALQLAGAGVGRLVVADADTVDVSNLHRQTHFELADVGRSKAAVAAARAQAINPFVRVATAPMLTEDNADALIADVDLIMDATDNFEARYAIADACTRAGKTSVWGAASGSTGLVSVFGPDPIRSRAALGLRDVFPIPEGAESCAEAGVLGPLPTIVGGMMALEALKVLGGIGERLWGRIWTFDALSADVRVLKLRPAASVMGATKT, from the coding sequence ATGTCGCCCGACGCCTCCTCTCCCCTTTCCCGCGCCGAACTGCGCCGCTATTCCCGGCCCCTGCTGGTTCCAGAATGGCAGGAAGCGGGCGCACAGGAGCGGCTGAGGGCGGCCTCGGTACTGGTAGTGGGCGCGGGCGGACTGGGCGGCCCAGTGGCGCTGCAACTGGCGGGAGCGGGTGTGGGGCGGCTCGTGGTGGCCGATGCCGACACTGTAGACGTGAGCAATCTGCACCGCCAGACCCACTTTGAGTTGGCCGACGTGGGGCGCAGCAAAGCAGCGGTAGCGGCGGCGCGGGCACAGGCCATCAACCCGTTTGTCCGGGTAGCTACTGCGCCCATGCTGACCGAAGACAACGCCGACGCCCTGATTGCCGACGTGGATTTGATCATGGACGCCACCGACAATTTCGAGGCCCGCTATGCCATCGCAGATGCCTGCACGCGGGCCGGGAAAACCTCGGTGTGGGGGGCGGCCAGCGGCAGCACTGGGCTGGTCAGTGTATTCGGGCCTGATCCAATCAGAAGTCGGGCAGCACTGGGGCTCCGCGACGTCTTCCCCATACCCGAAGGGGCCGAATCCTGCGCTGAAGCTGGAGTGCTGGGGCCACTGCCCACGATCGTGGGCGGAATGATGGCGTTAGAGGCGCTGAAGGTGCTGGGTGGAATCGGCGAAAGGCTATGGGGGCGAATCTGGACGTTCGATGCCCTCTCCGCAGACGTGCGAGTGCTGAAATTGCGCCCTGCCGCCTCCGTGATGGGGGCAACCAAGACTTAA
- a CDS encoding HU family DNA-binding protein: protein MTKSTKPAAKKPAASKTAPKGTGKASNTATAPADASKVAKTQIIDLVADATSLSKKQAAEAVSSMLDLVVAALKDGKSVGLPGLGTLSVAATAERQGVRPGTSDKITIPAGKKVRFKVASTLKGTL, encoded by the coding sequence ATGACCAAAAGCACCAAACCTGCCGCCAAGAAACCTGCTGCCAGCAAGACTGCCCCCAAAGGGACAGGCAAGGCTTCTAATACGGCCACAGCACCTGCCGACGCCTCCAAAGTCGCTAAGACACAGATCATCGATCTGGTCGCCGATGCCACGAGCCTTAGCAAGAAGCAGGCTGCCGAAGCCGTATCCAGCATGCTTGATCTGGTCGTTGCTGCCCTGAAAGACGGCAAAAGCGTAGGCCTCCCCGGTTTAGGCACCCTCAGCGTGGCTGCGACCGCCGAGCGTCAGGGCGTGCGCCCCGGTACCAGCGACAAAATCACCATTCCTGCAGGTAAGAAAGTACGCTTTAAAGTGGCCAGCACGCTCAAGGGCACACTCTAA